TGGGCAGACAGTAACCACCATAACCAAAGGACGGATTGTTATAGCCATCGCGAATACGCGGATCCAGACAAACCCCTCTGACGATCTGCTCGGGATTGAGCCCCTTAATCATGGCAAAAGAGTCCAGCTCATTGAAGAAAGACACTCGCATGGCCAAATAGGTATTGGCGAAAAGCTTGATCGCTTCGGCTTCGGTGGATTCGGTCAACAATAAAGGGCAATCTTCTATTGCAGCTGCGGATTTCAAAAGCTCTGCTATCGCATGACCGTTAGGCCCGGTGTCTCCAACAATGATGCGAGATGGATAGAGATTGTCATATATCGCCCGGCCTTCACGCAGGAATTCTGGAGAAAAGAGTATCTTGTCCGTGCCTAACTCTTCTCGCATTCTCTGGGTATAGCCAACGGGAATGGTCGATTTGATCACGACAATGGCATCAGGACAAAGCCTGCGCGCGGTGGCGATGGAGCTATCAACGGAACTGGTATCAAAGTAGTTTTGCTGCGGATCATAATTGGTCGGCGTTGCGACAATCACAACATCCGCTCCGATCAACGCGTCCTCCGGATCAAGCGTTGCTTCAAGATTGAGTTGCTCACTGTTCAGAATCTCGGACGCTTCATTGTCTTGAATGGGAGCCTTTCGGTCTTTTACAGCTTGGATTTTGCCCGGATCTATATCCAGAACGCGCACGCTATTGCGCCGCGCCAGCAGCAATGCCATTGCCAATCCAACATATCCCAGACCAACTACAGTGATTTTCTTCATCTATCGTACCATTCACGTTCAATAATTAGGTGCAGCTCTGCTAGTCCCGAGGACATCCGGCTGATTTCGAGGAAAGCTGCCAGAGGGTCACTTAAACACCTGCGTCATGACATTTTTTTGTCGCGTGTTCAATTTCATATTACTGACTTGCCATAGCAAACCCGCTCGCTAGTGGCTTTCGCGCACTTGTGCGCTGGATGAAAGCCCTTCTGCCAGCTTGCGGACAATGAGTTCCTAGAAGGGAAATTAGTCCACAAAATGGTAGGGGTCTCCCTTTTTCTACCATTTCATTTCGTGCCTTTCCCTTCGGTGCACAGCTTTGTAGTCTGCGACCTCATTGCAAAAAAACTCGATTGCTTGACGCACAGCCGTCTATTTCAACATGTTAGCAGACTGAAACTTATTATTTTTTTGATTGGCTCACTTTCTTTTGACACACATGTTAGTTAGATGTTAATCAAATATTTTTCGTAAGCAGTTGAATTACACACCAACAACAAGCTACGGTAGAAAAAGCCATTGGACCGGCTGGCAACATGGCCTAACCTACAGGGAAAACAATGCTAAAACGTGCCGCCTATGAACGTATTGTAGAGTTTCTTGACCAGGGAGCTCTTGCTCCAGGGCAAATGGTTTCACAACGAGAGCTCGTTGAAATGACAGGCTCAACGCTTGGCTCGATACGCGAAGCCATTCCGCGCTTGGAGGCGGATGGATTGCTGCAAACCTTGCCAAAGCGAGGACTAATGGTTCCTGCGCTTGATGTTTCTTTTGTGCGGGATGCTTATGAATTGCGCCGAATTCTGGAGTTAAGTGCCGTCAGCTCGGCCATAGAGCGCGTCCCCAATGAAACCATATGCAATTGGATCAAACAGCACGAAAGCTTTCTTGCTCTGATTCAGGATAATTCCGATCCCGACGCCGCCAATGAAATGCAGAAACTGGACTGGGAGCTTCACGCGGCCTTTATTGGAAGTATGCAGAATGCCCTGATTTCCAATGTCTACCGCGTCAACTCGGTCAAAATCCACATGGTCGTGCAATCCAGACTACAGGTCACGCCGTTTAATGCCGAGCGTATCGTCGGCGAACATCTGGCCTTTTTGCTTCCAATGCGAGATGGCGATACGAAAGCCGCAGAAAAAGGATTGGCGCAGCATATCAATAATTCGCTGCGTTTGGCCCTTGGGGAACAGCTCTAGGCGGGGGCTTCGCCTCAATTCCTGTGGCGCATGGTCTTTCTTTGCGATATTGGATGGGCTGAAGTCGAGAGATCAGGTTTTAAGCGTGACTGAAAACAATTTCAAGCAAACCGTTGCTGCCCATCTCAAAGCCATTAGAAGCCAACGCAAGCTTAGCCTCGACGACGTGGCCAAGCTTACAGGCGTCTCGAAGGCTATGCTTGGTCAGATCGAAAGGGAAGAATCGAGCCCAACCATTGCCAAGCTCTGGCAAATTGCGACGGGACTGGAAACCTCCTTCTCGGCTTTTCTTGATCAGACATCGGATCCACAAGCCAGCCCGGCCTTTCCCAATGACCCGAACATGTCAATGCGGCCTATCTTTGCTTACAGCAAGGCAGTGAATTTCGAGATCCACGAAATCACTTTAACCAATCATCATTGCCAGCTTTCCGAGCCACATGCCCACGGGGTCATCGAAAGCGTAATCGTTCTTGAGGGAGAGCTTGAGATCCTGTCTGACGGACATTGGCAAGCGATTTCCAAAGGCGAGGCGTTCCGCTTTTTTGCCGACCAACCCCATGGCTATCGCGCCGCCAGCGAACGGGCCGTGTTCCAGAATATAGTCAGCTACTGATTACCCACGACAGATTATCCGGTTGGCGTGATCGGTATGCCATGATTTTTGAAAATGCGATAGGCCGCCTCCACTTGTGCTCCGGTCGGAGTAGAGAAGGAGCGGAAACGCTCTGTCATGCGAAAGGCACTATATTTGGCCTTGCCCAACTCATGATAGGGCAGAAGTTCGATCCCGCTACCGGGGAGATGTTCGCGCATGAACCCAGCGGTTGCCTCAAGGTTGCTATCGGCCAGATTGACTTCCACGATCAGCGGGATTCGCACAGTCATAGGCACGCCCGCAGCATGAATCCGTTTGGCATTTTGAAGAATGACTTCATTGCCCTGACCGGTAAACTGCCGGTGGGTTTCGCTATCCATATGCTTGATGTCAAAGAAGATATGATCAATGCCTGCCATCAGGTCCTGACAGTGGTCCCATTTGAAAAAACCGCAGCTTTCCACCCAGACTGAAACACCGAGTTTTTCGCATCCATCCATCAGGCGGCGCAGGAACTGATGTTGCACAAAAGGTTCGCCACCTGAAAAGGTCACCCCGCCACCGGAATGACGAAAGAAGATCTCGTCTCGCCGGATCTGGTCCATGATGGTGTCGGCATCCATCTCCTCACAGGCAAGCTGCAAAGCCTTTTCAGGACAGGCGGTAACGCACTCGCCACAGAAGGTGCAAAGGGCGGGGTCGAAATCCCCTGCAGCCGGGTCCAGTCCCTCGGGGCAGATGGATAGGCACGTACGGCAGCCTTTGCACTTATGGGCATGATAGGCAAGCTTTTTGTGCTGCGTCCAACTCTCGGGATTAGCGCACCATTGGCATCTGAGGCCGCAGCCTGCCAGAAAGATCGTTGTGCGCACCCCGTCGCCGTCATGAATGGAATAGTCCTGCATTTGCAGGACCGTACCCGTTGTGCGGTCATTAGCCTTGTCAGTAGCTGCCATGGGCCGAACGCGCGATGATCGCCTCCTGCATTTCCGGAGAGAGATTGACAAACTGGGTGCTGTAGCCAGCCACCCGCACCAGAAGATCCTTGTAATCTTCGGGGTTCTTCTGGGCTTTGCGCAAGGTTTCCGTCGACAGGGTGTTGAACTGCACATGGAACGCACCCAAAGAGAAATAGGCGCGGATAATGCTGCCCAGATCACGCTTGCCCTTTGGCGTGCTGACCAGATCTTCGCTTAAGCGCAGATTGAGCAAAGTTCCTCCGGTGTGCACATCGTGGTTCATCTTGGCGCTGGAACGCATCGCCGCCAGCGGGCTCTTCACATCACTGCCAGCAAAGGGCGAAACACCTTCGGTGATCGGCTTTGTCGCCTTGCGCCCGCACGGAGTGGCGCCAACGATGCGACCAGTCGGGATATAGTTGGAAATGCCCATGAAGGCGGAGTTGAAGGGCGAACCGAAATTATCCTTATAGCTGCGGGTCTTGCGATAGTAATAGTTGGCGAGATCCCGCGCGATGCCATCGACATAATCGTCGTCATTGCCATATTTAACCACAGCCAACGCCTTGGTACGCAGGGCATCATAGCCTTCCCAGTCGGCATTCATTGCCGCATCAAGCTCGGCGAGCGTCGCCACCTTGTCCTCAAAAACCAGCTTCTTGATAACAGCCAGCGAATTGGCGACCACGGCAAGGCCGATACCGGTCAGCACTGGACCAACATTGTATTTTGCCCCACCCTGAGACAGATCCCTGCCCTCTTCCAGACAATGACCAATGCAGGTGGACAGGAACGGGCGCGGCACCATTTCCGAATGGAGCTTCTGGGCAATAACGGTGGAGACCACTGAATGATGAATGAGATTACCCACCTGCTCGAAGGTGGCGTCCTCTATTTCCTGATAGCTGGCATAATCGGTCAGTGGCTTGGCATCCAGTCCCATCTTCTCACCCGTCAGGCGGCTATTGCCTTCGTTGAGGGCATATTCCATGGCGGCGGCAAAATTGACATTGACCGCGCTGGTCCACTGGCCCGTCTGGCGGAAATGAGGCACGACACAGCCGCAGTTGTTCCAGTCGCGGGCATCTTCCGGCTCATAGCCAGCCTGCAGCAGCATCTGGGTTCCTGCCTGATCGTTATGGATCGCCGGAAAGCCCGTTCCCTTGCTGACAAGGTCGGTTACCGCATAGAGAAATTCGTTCGGGCAATCCGAATGCACCCGTACACTGAGACCCGGCTGGTGGGTGCGCACTTCGTCGGTTGCTTCAAGGCAGAGATAGGTCAGTTCATTTGTAGCGTCGCTGCCATCGCGCTTCTTGCCGCCCACGGTCATGTTCTGAAACTGGTTATAGCCGGCGAAATAGCCCGTGGTGTTTTCCGATATGGTCCAGACCCATTCGGAATATTTCAACCAGAGGGCATGGATCAGCTCCTTGGCTCCAGCCTTATC
This window of the uncultured Cohaesibacter sp. genome carries:
- a CDS encoding nucleotide sugar dehydrogenase, yielding MKKITVVGLGYVGLAMALLLARRNSVRVLDIDPGKIQAVKDRKAPIQDNEASEILNSEQLNLEATLDPEDALIGADVVIVATPTNYDPQQNYFDTSSVDSSIATARRLCPDAIVVIKSTIPVGYTQRMREELGTDKILFSPEFLREGRAIYDNLYPSRIIVGDTGPNGHAIAELLKSAAAIEDCPLLLTESTEAEAIKLFANTYLAMRVSFFNELDSFAMIKGLNPEQIVRGVCLDPRIRDGYNNPSFGYGGYCLPKDTKQMLANYADIPQSLINAIVDANGTRKDVIADAILAKKPQKVGIYRLVMKQGSDNFRSSSIQGVMKRIKAKGIEVIVYEPALKDEEFFGSRVERDLARFKQEADLIVSNRWTDQIRDVADKVFTRDLFMND
- a CDS encoding GntR family transcriptional regulator, whose protein sequence is MLKRAAYERIVEFLDQGALAPGQMVSQRELVEMTGSTLGSIREAIPRLEADGLLQTLPKRGLMVPALDVSFVRDAYELRRILELSAVSSAIERVPNETICNWIKQHESFLALIQDNSDPDAANEMQKLDWELHAAFIGSMQNALISNVYRVNSVKIHMVVQSRLQVTPFNAERIVGEHLAFLLPMRDGDTKAAEKGLAQHINNSLRLALGEQL
- a CDS encoding XRE family transcriptional regulator, which codes for MTENNFKQTVAAHLKAIRSQRKLSLDDVAKLTGVSKAMLGQIEREESSPTIAKLWQIATGLETSFSAFLDQTSDPQASPAFPNDPNMSMRPIFAYSKAVNFEIHEITLTNHHCQLSEPHAHGVIESVIVLEGELEILSDGHWQAISKGEAFRFFADQPHGYRAASERAVFQNIVSY
- a CDS encoding glycyl-radical enzyme activating protein, coding for MAATDKANDRTTGTVLQMQDYSIHDGDGVRTTIFLAGCGLRCQWCANPESWTQHKKLAYHAHKCKGCRTCLSICPEGLDPAAGDFDPALCTFCGECVTACPEKALQLACEEMDADTIMDQIRRDEIFFRHSGGGVTFSGGEPFVQHQFLRRLMDGCEKLGVSVWVESCGFFKWDHCQDLMAGIDHIFFDIKHMDSETHRQFTGQGNEVILQNAKRIHAAGVPMTVRIPLIVEVNLADSNLEATAGFMREHLPGSGIELLPYHELGKAKYSAFRMTERFRSFSTPTGAQVEAAYRIFKNHGIPITPTG
- a CDS encoding formate C-acetyltransferase/glycerol dehydratase family glycyl radical enzyme, coding for MSETAKAVSSRIERLRQNYVNTRPSICYERAKIYTESHKKTEGKPTILRRAQAFYDFCSQFEVRIFEDELIVGTAGKFRRTGILTPEYSWKWVEKEMDTFPTRPQDPYLMTAEQCSFVRSEIFPYWHGKSLEEHFLAELPEPTAKIAVDTGIIDNDSKWRQAVGEITPDYEGHLFLKGYRGILEDAEKKLAALDYLNAEDIDRIHFYQATILSAKAIILLANRYADLAEVMAHEEGEAARKTELMEIARVCRRVPEFPPQSFHEAMQFIWFVQLGGIITENPLALNPGRFDQFMYPYYADDMKKGSLDKAGAKELIHALWLKYSEWVWTISENTTGYFAGYNQFQNMTVGGKKRDGSDATNELTYLCLEATDEVRTHQPGLSVRVHSDCPNEFLYAVTDLVSKGTGFPAIHNDQAGTQMLLQAGYEPEDARDWNNCGCVVPHFRQTGQWTSAVNVNFAAAMEYALNEGNSRLTGEKMGLDAKPLTDYASYQEIEDATFEQVGNLIHHSVVSTVIAQKLHSEMVPRPFLSTCIGHCLEEGRDLSQGGAKYNVGPVLTGIGLAVVANSLAVIKKLVFEDKVATLAELDAAMNADWEGYDALRTKALAVVKYGNDDDYVDGIARDLANYYYRKTRSYKDNFGSPFNSAFMGISNYIPTGRIVGATPCGRKATKPITEGVSPFAGSDVKSPLAAMRSSAKMNHDVHTGGTLLNLRLSEDLVSTPKGKRDLGSIIRAYFSLGAFHVQFNTLSTETLRKAQKNPEDYKDLLVRVAGYSTQFVNLSPEMQEAIIARSAHGSY